Proteins from a single region of Centropristis striata isolate RG_2023a ecotype Rhode Island chromosome 9, C.striata_1.0, whole genome shotgun sequence:
- the LOC131978368 gene encoding elongation factor 2b-like, giving the protein MVNFTIDQIRNIMDKKANIRNMSVIAHVDHGKSTLTDSLVSKAGIIASARAGETRFTDTRKDEQERCITIKSTAISLYYELSANDMAFIKQTRDGAGFLINLIDSPGHVDFSSEVTAALRVTDGALVVVDCVSGVCVQTETVLRQAIGERIKPVLMMNKMDRALLELQLEPEDLYQTFQRIVESVNVIICTYGEDESGPVGNLMVDPVIGTVGFGSGLHGWAFTLKQFAEMYAAKFAAKGNTQMTPEEHCKKVEDMMKKLWGDRFYDASSGKFLKNQNGPDGAKYPRTFVALVLDPIFKVFAAIMEFKKDETAKLIEKLDIKLDAEDKEKEGKPLLKAVMRRWLPAGEALLQMITIHLPSPVTAQKYRCELLYEGPGDDEAAMGIKNCDPKAPLMVYISKMVPTNDKGRFYAFGRVFSGSVSTGMKVRIMGPNYVPGKKEDLYLKPIQRTILMMGRYVEPIEDVPCGNIVGLVGVDQFLVKTGTITTFEQAHNMRVMKFSVSPVVRVAVEVKNPADLPKLVEGLKRLSKSDPMVQCIIEESGEHIVAGAGELHLEICLKDLEEDHACVPLKKSDPVVSYRETVQSDSSVVCLSKSPNKHNRLFMKAAPFQDGLAEDIEKGDVTSRQDVKTRARYLAEKFDWDVTEARKIWCFGPDGTGPNLLVDVTKGVQYLNEIKDSVVAGFQWAVKEGVLCEENMRGIRFNIHDVTLHTDAIHRGGGQIIPTARRALYACQLTAEPRLLEPVYLVEIQCPEVAMGGIYGVLTRRRGHVTEEIAVAGTPMRVTKAFLPVMESFGFTADLRSNTGGQAFPQCVFDHWQILQGDPMDTSSKPGIVVTETRKRKGLKEGIPALDNYLDKL; this is encoded by the exons GTGAACTTTACCATCGACCAGATCCGTAACATCATGGACAAGAAGGCCAACATCCGCAACATGTCTGTGATTGCCCATGTTGACCACGGCAAGTCAACTCTCACAGACTCACTTGTGTCAAAGGCTGGCATCATCGCATCAGCTCGTGCTGGTGAGACACGTTTCACTGACACGCGTAAAGATGAACAGGAGCGTTGCATTACCATCAAGTCGAC TGCCATCTCCCTCTACTACGAGCTGTCTGCAAATGACATGGCCTTCATTAAGCAGACAAGGGATGGCGCTGGTTTCTTGATCAACCTGATTGATTCACCCGGGCACGTTGACTTCTCCTCTGAAGTGACTGCCGCTCTCCGTGTCACTGATGGAGCCCTGGTTGTGGTGGACTGCGTGTCTG gtgtttgtgtgcagaCTGAGACTGTGCTTCGTCAGGCCATTGGTGAGCGCATCAAGCCAGTCCTGATGATGAACAAGATGGACCGTGCCTTGTTGGAGTTGCAGCTTGAACCCGAGGACCTTTACCAGACTTTCCAGCGTATTGTTGAGTCCGTCAATGTCATCATCTGCACTTATGGAGAAGATGAAAGTGGACCAGTAGGCAACCTCATG GTTGATCCAGTCATCGGTACAGTTGGCTTTGGCTCTGGGCTCCACGGCTGGGCTTTCACCCTGAAGCAGTTTGCTGAGATGTATGCAGCCAAGTTTGCTGCCAAGGGCAACACCCAAATGACACCAGAGGAGCACTGCAAGAAGGTGGAGGACATGATGAAGAAGCTTTGGGGTGACAG GTTCTACGATGCAAGCAGTGGAAAATTCCTCAAGAATCAGAATGGACCAGATGGCGCCAAGTACCCCCGCACCTTTGTTGCACTTGTCTTGGATCCCATCTTCAAG GTGTTTGCAGCCATCATGGAGTTCAAGAAGGACGAAACTGCCAAACTGATCGAGAAGCTGGACATCAAGTTGGATGCTGAAGACAAGGAGAAGGAGGGCAAGCCTCTCCTGAAGGCTGTGATGCGCCGCTGGCTGCCAGCCGGAGAAGCCCTGCTGCAGATGATCACCATCCACCTGCCATCCCCCGTCACTGCCCAGAAGTACCGTTGTGAACTGCTCTACGAAGGACCTGGAGATGATGAGGCTGCCATGG GTATCAAGAACTGTGACCCTAAGGCTCCCTTGATGGTGTACATCTCTAAGATGGTCCCCACCAACGACAAGGGTCGTTTCTATGCATTCGGTCGTGTGTTCTCTGGGTCTGTCTCCACTGGCATGAAGGTGCGCATTATGGGACCAAACTACGTCCCTGGAAAGAAGGAGGATCTCTACTTGAAGCCGATTCAGAG GACCATTTTGATGATGGGTCGTTATGTCGAGCCCATTGAGGATGTGCCATGTGGCAACATTGTGGGTCTGGTTGGAGTGGACCAGTTCCTTGTCAAGACGGGAACCATCACCACCTTTGAGCAGGCACACAACATGAGAGTGATGAAGTTCAGTGTCAGCCCTGTGGTTAGAGTTGCTGTGGAGGTCAAAAACCCAGCCGACTTGCCCAAGCTGGTGGAAGGTCTGAAGCGTCTGTCCAAGTCTGATCCTATGGTGCAGTGCATCATTGAGGAGTCTGGAGAACATATCGTTGCTGGAGCTGGAGAGTTGCATCTGGAGATCTGTTTGAAGGATCTGGAGGAGGATCACGCTTGCGTTCCACTCAAG aaatctGATCCAGTGGTGTCCTACAGGGAGACCGTCCAATCAGATTCAAGTGTTGTGTGCCTGTCAAAGTCACCCAACAAGCACAACCGTCTGTTCATGAAGGCCGCACCCTTCCAAGACGGTCTGGCAGAAGACATTGAGAAGGGCGACGTTACCTCCCGTCAGGACGTCAAGACCCGTGCCCGTTACCTTGCTGAGAAGTTCGATTGGGATGTCACCGAGGCCAGAAAGATCTGGTGCTTCGGACCTGATGGAACCGGCCCCAACCTTCTGGTGGATGTTACCAAGGGAGTGCAGTACCTTAATGAGATCAAGGATAGCGTTGTGGCTGGCTTCCAGTGGGCCGTCAAGGAG GGTGTCCTGTGTGAAGAGAATATGCGTGGCATCCGCTTCAACATCCATGATGTGACCCTGCATACAGATGCTATCCACCGTGGTGGTGGTCAGATTATCCCCACAGCCCGCAGAGCTCTGTACGCTTGCCAGCTCACTGCCGAGCCAAGACTGTTGGAGCCTGTCTACCTTGTGGAGATCCAG TGTCCTGAAGTAGCAATGGGTGGAATCTACGGTGTGCTGACCAGGAGGCgtggtcatgtgactgaggAGATCGCTGTTGCAGGAACACCCATGCGTGTCACCAAGGCCTTCCTGCCTGTCATGGAGTCATTTG GTTTCACAGCTGACCTGCGTTCAAACACTGGTGGCCAAGCTTTCCCACAGTGTGTGTTCGACCATTGGCAGATCCTCCAGGGAGACCCCATGGACACCTCATCCAAGCCTGGTATTGTCGTCACTGAAACACGCAAACGTAAGGGTCTCAAGGAAGGTATCCCAGCCTTGGACAACTACCTGGACAAATTGTAA